Part of the Quercus robur chromosome 5, dhQueRobu3.1, whole genome shotgun sequence genome, ttgagaagaattgtTTCCTCTTATTTGTAAAGCATAAAAGGTGAAAATGACAACTAGGtttttaaataaatcaaatcccaataaataaataaaatttggtaaCAAAGCTGATCAACTCTTGGAAAAGCATAGAATTTTGGTTTGCTTcactagaaagaaaaagaccgGAAgggaaattaatatatatatatatatatttaaatgtcaCAATTTGTGAATCAACCTTGGAGCTAACCTTTAGTGCAGATTTCTTCGTAATTGGCTGGAAAGTAATTGCAGATTGGAAGCTAAGGCTGGTCCCCTTTCAATTCCTTGGAatatcctcttctttttttttctttttttttttggttgttgttggtaTATGGACCTTATGGCAGCAGCACCGCAACAGAGTAGAGGATATTCCAAGTGACTCATCGCTTGGGAACCCTGGTGCTGCTAGAGGAGAGGGTGTGCTCTGTTCTGACTCGGGTGCTTGGATTAACGCCTTCTTCTAGGAATATAGGAATCACCACCAGCTTCTTAGCTGAAGTTTGGGCCCTTAGAGATGGACAAATCATGTGTTTAAATCTAAGGATTAATGCTCTGGAAGTAGAATTAGATGCTAAAGTAGTTGTTGAGTTAATGAGTAGTACCAGTATGTCGAATGCTGTTTCtccccaaaaaaacaaaaaaaaaaaaaaggaataagaaAGCAAAACTTTCTCTGGAGATCTTTTCCTaataaaaacattttgtttgaaaaatattttttgacatCATTTTAAGGGTGAGCTCGAAATTTCAGAAAAATGATTATTGTATCTATGAAAGTAAGGAACAGTGGTTAATTTTGGGTACCTTTGCAATCGTACAAAGAATTAAGCAACGGGGATAAGCCATGACAACTAAAAACTATTTAACTTGACGAGCTATTGATTCATAACCACCATGTATTATAAATAAAGCTGCTTGACCTGAAATATGAtgcatatttttattatctttgaaAAGAAACAATGAACCGCTGAAATTAACAGAAATGTGAACTCCTACATTATAGTGGGGGCAGAAGGAGGTGGGATTCAAACTACATACACAAAGCACCACAAAAAATACCATTATCGCTTGGCTTTTATTAACTCCTACATTGCACTAAAATCTGCTACAAGGAGGTTCTTCTCTTGAGCATTATCTTAATCCAGACGGGGAAGATATGTATACCATATACATTTCACCATTTCAGGCCCCAAAACATGTGTAAACTATTTTCGAGGTCGTCCATGTCAAACACAAGACCAAAAGTAGAAAGCATATAatactaaaatgaaaatttttgctATAGAATTTACAGAATAAGCAAAAGAAATTATCCAAGTAACAATGGCAAGACAAATTCACTCAAAAATTCAAAGaggtaagaaaaaataataataataataataataataaaagacaaCAATGTACTGTTCATCTATCTAACCGAGTGTCTACTTCAGCAGAAACCTGTCTAGCTACCACCCTGAACATCTTTCACAACATTAAAGTTACTTGTCCCTGCTAATGCAAGTGAGAGAAACATGGCCTACTCTGATCAGTTGACAATTGTATTACACAGGCTGGGAAGAGAATTTATGTGTATGTGATGCAATGATTATTCATGCATTTCTTGCAATTCCAAGTCAGTTCTCCATGAACAAATATGGTAGGTCCTGTTGACCCTTGAGAAGTCTGAgtttatgccaaaaaaaaaaattattaattaaaaaaaaaatctgcctTCCAAATTAAAACATTATGCACACTTCTCCTTCGTTGTTTATGTCACAGAAAAAATCCAGGCTGTTGATGTTTCCAAAATGGCCACCAACTGATCAGAAAGAAGGCCATATAAAGTTTCTCCCACCAAGTTACTTTAAACAGAGGAAAATTATAATCACCTTTAATCGCAGGCCGGCATGTTATTTCTTCCCGATTGGCATAAAGGAGAAGACATTGAAGTTAGAAAAGCCGTGGAGGAGGATTTCAAGGGGAAAATCCTTCTTCAATTCTTGGGGAGGGTGACGGGTCTGATGCATCAGCAAGAGCCTCAAGCATGTTTATGACCTCAGTTGTGTCATCCAAATAGTACTTGGCTTTACTTGGCTTCTGTCCAACGGTGCAGGCAAAAACGGATGAATTTGAGGATAAAACACCACTTATCATTGCATCTCCAATGATTTCAAACATGTCCTCGTCAGATCGGTCATCACCGATACACAGTACAAAATCAGCCTGCTTGCCACCCTCTGCCATTGCTGCAAAGATCTTTTCTGCAACCAGGCCTTTACTCACTCCCTAAAAGCCAAAGTATATGTTAGATTCCAATATCATGTTTACTAAGCAATAGAAGTTCCAATATTTGACTGGAAGGGAGTATAATCAAGGCACAAAAAGTGGCACAAGTAGTCTCTGGTGAACTTATTATGAAAGAACATAGGTCTAAAACACCATAATAATAAATCATGGACAATTAGAAATGCAATTAATTGTATTAATTAGGAacgttttgagacaaaaactcatTTATGTCTCtttctattttacaaaataGTTTGCTTCTAAGAACCCTGAATTAAGGGAGGTTGACATTAAAGATCCAGGTGGATATTAATTGCATCCTCATAGCATGGTATAAATGATCCAGGGAAGCATATTTTTCTTACTGATgtgtaaccaaaaaaatactACATTATTAAACTTATATTTGCATAGAGAAGACCAACAATTTGCTCACTGATgggattttttcttttgctaggTAATTCTGGAATACTTATAAACAGACCGAACACAAAAAATCCtctttacaaataaataaaaatgttacaCTGTTCCAACAAGTGGGAGAGGGGGATATCAATGCCaggagctacaaggctcttagcCTATGCAATGTATTGATTATGTAGAAGGAACTACAATATTTAATCTTCTGCATAAAGTGTTACTTTTACATAAACCCTTAGTTGAGTCAAATTAGAACACTTAAATCTGCATTAAGGTTGATCCCACTTCAATAATACTTGTGTCACATTATTGAATTGGCAATGAATCtaattgtttctttctttttttcatcattACGTTTGCATAACATAATAAGTGTAAAAGAGTATCAGATGGAGAAATGATGGCTGTAGTCCATGACCAAATCTGCCATGTGAGTGGAACaacattttttgtttggatccttccctcttttgttttttaatttaatttttgcccAACGGGATGAACATGGTTTAAAGTGTATTCTACTAGCAGTCATAAAAGAGGGATAGATGTGGACTTTAAGGCAGGAACCTAGCAAAACTTAGTATACAAAAATTTCTAACATTTTAGTCATTTGATGGAATAAAAAGTCAATATTAAAGTTAAGATATCTACCTGCGGCTTCACTTCAACAATGTATTGACCTCTTTTGACAGCAACTGGTTCATTCGCTAAAACACTTTCTAGATGGTCCAACATCTCCTTAGCCTGAGTAGATCCAAAACCAGGGTCCGCATCCCGATGGTGCCAAACCAAAGCACTCTCCTTGGTTTCAATGTAAGAACCATCAGTGGATTCAGTATATAATTTCATAACAGGCTCAGCCATCTGTATCCACCCAAAGTCATTACTCTGCCCAATGGTCTTCCAAGGCTCTTCAGCATGCCACCTAACAAATCATACAATTAGGCACAAAGGTAACAGCAAACAAAAATTGACATAAcggagaaattaaaaaaatagaataccTCATGAAGTAACCATGTTCAGCAGCAATTCCAAGTTTCTTGCAAGGAGAAAACCACTTTCCCAATGAATCTTTTCCTCTTCCACTAACAACAAACACTGTGTTTTTATCATCACTGCAAAGCATGTTGATAATTGATATAACCTCTTCACTTGGGGACTTGTTGATGGAAGTTTGGGGCATTACTGTGCCATCATAATCCAAAAGAATGGCCCTATGTTTGGACTTTATATATGCAGATTCGATGGCATCAATAGACAACTTTCTGAAATTAGGATCCAGTGCCACAACCCTGAAACCAAAGCTCAAACCAATTCCCCAACAACGTCTTCTGAAATGGTCCTTGCAAGTCCTTTCCATATCTTGGAAAAAGCTCCTTGACCAATATGCCACATCGTGCGTGCTAACATACCTATAATGCTTCTCATGGCGCAATTGCTTCTCGGAATCATTCATTGAAATTGCCTCATTCATTGCCTCGGCAGTTGCTTCGACATTCCATGGGTTGACCCGAATTGCACCACTCAATGAAGGCGAACACCCAATGAACTCTGATACTACTAGCATGCTCTTCTTAGGACCACTCAATTCTGAACTTGGCTCTGACCCAGACTCGCCCTGCCTGGACACAATGTACTCATAAGGTGTGAGATTCATCCCATCCCTCACAGCTGTGACCACAACACACTCAGCAATGGTGTAGTATGCCGTTCGTTCACAAAGAGAGATTGGTCTATCAATGAAGACGATTGGTTCATAACCTGGTCGCCCAAAAGTTTTGTTAATTCTCTCGCAGCTTGCACTAATTTCATCCTGAATTTCCTCAAGATCCCTCCCTCGTCCCCTAGCAGGGTTTGCAATTTGTACCAGAACTGCCCTTCCTTGCCACTTTGGATGCTGCTTCAACAACTGTTCCATTGCCAACAGTTTCAAATTGACGCCTTTAAATATATCCATATCATCAACCCCAAGTAACACAGTTTTTCCTTCAAACTGTTGTCTGAGCTCCCCCACTCTCCACTCCTTATCTGCGAGTCTCAAAACAGATTCAATCTGGCCCATGTGAATCCCAACTGGCATGATCTTTATCCCCACCGTCCTTCCATAATATTCCAATCCAATATAACCCCTTTTCGATTGATACTCCAAACCCAACATTCGACTACAACAAGACAGGAAATGTCGAGCATAATCAAAAGTGTGGAAACCAATTAGATCAGAATTCAAAAGTGCCTTAAGGATCTCTTCCCTCACGGGCAATGTCCTATATATCTCTGATGAAGGAAACGGACTGTGAAGAAAAAATCCCATTCTCAGCCTGTTAAACCTTCTCCTCAAGAAAGTAGGCAGCACCATCAAATGGTAATCATGAATCCAAACATAATCATCTTCGGGGTTTAAAATCTCAATCACCCTTTGCGAGAAAATCTTATTTGCAGCCACATAGGCCTCCCACAAAGACCTATCAAACCGCCCGCCATGGTTTGCCGAGAAGGGAAGCATGTAATGAAAGAGTGGCCACAAATGCTGTTTACAAAACCCATGATAAAACTTATTCAAAATGTCGTTCGGTAAAAATGCCGGGACACACTTAAACCTATCCAACAAAAGCTGTGACACATCATCTTGTTCTGTCAAATCAATTTCAACCCTCAAAGACCCTACATACAAAACCTCCATTTCTTCAGGTAAACCATCCTTCAGCTGTAATAACAATGAGTCCTCATCCCAACTAAAACTCCACCCCTTATTATCCGGCCTACGCTTAGCTTTCACAGGAAGCTGATTAGCAACAATAATGATACGGTCTTGAACAACCGAAGACGGAACATCTGATGACACACTGTTGGCCTGATCATCATCAAGCTCAGAAATAACCCCGGGAACGGTCATTACACGTGGTAGCCGCTTCTTTTCGCGACCCATTACGGGAAAGTTCCCCGAAGCTAGATCTAAAAGATTGGTATACGATCTAGACATCATCTTTAACCACTTTTTATAAATAGTATATAACCCCCAATCCAAAAAATACTTCACAAGATCTCAAATTTCTAAACCGAACCCACAATTGCTTTTGTCCCAAAATCACTATAACTGACCACGATCTGAAATGGGTATCACCGAAAAATACATCATTACAATTAGTTTCACAAAAAACGaatatttttcaaccaaaaaaaaagaaaaaaaaaaacccagttcCTAAAATTCAAAGCTTTAACACAAGTAACTATCTGACATCCAAAAATAGGAAAAGATCTATGAACACAACACTCCTAGATAATAACAATCTGAatgatgaaaattcaaaaaccaaaacagaAGCAGACAAAAATAGCCCTAGTTAATTTGCAAACTATAccatcaaaaaaacaaagaaagaaaaaaacttagaaTACTTACCAAAGCTTATTGAAACACGAAAATTTCAATCTTGAGGCAAAGTCGGATCTGAAAACCatagaaaagaaagcaaatttaaagtttttgaGCCGCAAgaattctagggttttcttttggttttttctgTCCCCTCTCTCTGTACCAATAGTCACattccaatctctctctctctctctctctctttctttctttctttctcatatatacaaaaatacaaCCAGTTTCTTATGGAGGAAAAggaaatagtaattaaaaaatatatatttataaatatttttttattttttattttattaaaaaaaaaaaaaaaaaaaaaaaagcaagaggATAAGGTCGGCCAGTAGATAACCCAGTAATGCCAACTGGCATTGATGAGTCTTTCTTTCACGCGCCCTTTACTCAGACAATTGATGACGTGTCGGTTTCTCGTGGTGCCACGTTTTCAGGTTTCACGGAAACTGGGTCCACTCACCGTGTGTACTCCCCCCCCACGCTGACCCCACACGGTCATCGtatatccaaaacttttttagcTTCGGATAATCACGTGCGGTACGCACCACATTTTACTTCTTCACGCCGTCCAATAGGGATTTGCCACGTGTCATGTTTATCGGTTCTTCCTTTTTTGGCACGTgggggaaatgaaaaaaacgtAGAGTAcgtgagaaaataaataataataataataataatattaatattaaaggGTATGTGTGGGGGGTTTTGGGGGTGTGGTCCAGGTTGTCATGATCTTGCCACGTGGCAGGACTTGATTTGAAAGTTTAGGATAAGGGTTCTTCTTTCTGGTTGATGACGTCATTGCCGCGTCACTTTGAAGAACCAcgtgttttttttaaaggactttGTGTCTTTGTTGTACGATAAATACTATTTACCCAACTCCCTTCT contains:
- the LOC126726276 gene encoding probable alpha,alpha-trehalose-phosphate synthase [UDP-forming] 7 gives rise to the protein MMSRSYTNLLDLASGNFPVMGREKKRLPRVMTVPGVISELDDDQANSVSSDVPSSVVQDRIIIVANQLPVKAKRRPDNKGWSFSWDEDSLLLQLKDGLPEEMEVLYVGSLRVEIDLTEQDDVSQLLLDRFKCVPAFLPNDILNKFYHGFCKQHLWPLFHYMLPFSANHGGRFDRSLWEAYVAANKIFSQRVIEILNPEDDYVWIHDYHLMVLPTFLRRRFNRLRMGFFLHSPFPSSEIYRTLPVREEILKALLNSDLIGFHTFDYARHFLSCCSRMLGLEYQSKRGYIGLEYYGRTVGIKIMPVGIHMGQIESVLRLADKEWRVGELRQQFEGKTVLLGVDDMDIFKGVNLKLLAMEQLLKQHPKWQGRAVLVQIANPARGRGRDLEEIQDEISASCERINKTFGRPGYEPIVFIDRPISLCERTAYYTIAECVVVTAVRDGMNLTPYEYIVSRQGESGSEPSSELSGPKKSMLVVSEFIGCSPSLSGAIRVNPWNVEATAEAMNEAISMNDSEKQLRHEKHYRYVSTHDVAYWSRSFFQDMERTCKDHFRRRCWGIGLSFGFRVVALDPNFRKLSIDAIESAYIKSKHRAILLDYDGTVMPQTSINKSPSEEVISIINMLCSDDKNTVFVVSGRGKDSLGKWFSPCKKLGIAAEHGYFMRWHAEEPWKTIGQSNDFGWIQMAEPVMKLYTESTDGSYIETKESALVWHHRDADPGFGSTQAKEMLDHLESVLANEPVAVKRGQYIVEVKPQGVSKGLVAEKIFAAMAEGGKQADFVLCIGDDRSDEDMFEIIGDAMISGVLSSNSSVFACTVGQKPSKAKYYLDDTTEVINMLEALADASDPSPSPRIEEGFSP